The Scyliorhinus torazame isolate Kashiwa2021f chromosome X, sScyTor2.1, whole genome shotgun sequence genome has a segment encoding these proteins:
- the LOC140405489 gene encoding G-protein coupled receptor 182-like: protein MATSNSSFHANNSDECHGDDCLCWIHLNYKALDISTFSFYLFFLLVGLIENIIVIWINWRMRESRKESNLYIFNMAIADMCAVLFIPLRMTETLYNYQWIWGSILCKFDSFFYFVTLYSSIFFLACFSVDGYVSLRYPLQAQGSRDQQIRRMVCVCMWTVAVLLSIPQFIYVETLGTVYIYCFAKNMLFLNVTGSLTLLFGFIIPLPIIMVSNVFTARAVKDSSNIESIRTRKIIYAYIIAFLLCWTPFYIIVFLSLFDVFLKCAVYQLVYYLYDLVECLTFSHCVLNPILYNFMHKEFRYHLTASVVKYMPKRYVKEDDNVSISSETKHIVVIT from the coding sequence ATGGCCACCTCTAATAGCAGCTTCCATGCCAACAACAGTGATGAGTGCCATGGTGATGACTGCCTCTGTTGGATTCATTTGAATTACAAGGCATTGGACATATCAACATTTTCTTTCTACCTATTCTTTCTTCTAGTAGGTCTGATAGAGAATATAATTGTTATTTGGATAAACTGGCGGATGAGGGAATCCAGGAAAGAAAGCAACCTTTACATTTTTAACATGGCTATCGCTGACATGTGTGCAGTTTTATTCATACCGTTGAGGATGACAGAGACTTTGTACAATTACCAATGGATCTGGGGAAGCATTCTGTGTAAATTTGATTCCTTCTTTTATTTTGTTACTCTGTACAGTAGCATCTTCTTCTTGGCCTGTTTTAGCGTCGATGGATACGTCTCACTGCGATACCCACTCCAAGCCCAGGGATCAAGAGACCAACAAATCcgcaggatggtgtgtgtgtgtatgtggactgtgGCTGTGCTGTTATCCATACCACAATTTATATATGTTGAAACTTTAGGAACTGTGTATATTTACTGCTTCGCAAAGAATATGCTATTTTTGAATGTTACAGGCTCTCTAACTTTACTTTTTGGCTTCATTATTCCTTTGCCTATAATTATGGTGAGTAATGTTTTCACTGCAAGAGCTGTGAAAGACTCCAGTAACATAGAAAGCATAAGGACCCGCAAAATAATATATGCTTATATCATCGCATTTTTGCTTTGCTGGACGCCTTTTTACATAATTGTATTTCTTTCCCTTTTCGATGTGTTTTTAAAATGTGCTGTGTACCAGTTAGTTTATTACCTTTATGACCTTGTGGAGTGCCTCACCTTTTCCCACTGTGTTTTAAATCCCATTCTCTACAACTTTATGCACAAAGAGTTCAGGTATCATTTAACAGCCAGTGTTGTAAAGTACATGCCCAAGCGATATGTCAAGGAGGATGACAATGTTTCCATTTCTTCAGAAACCAAACATATTGTGGTCATtacatga